The Lactuca sativa cultivar Salinas chromosome 2, Lsat_Salinas_v11, whole genome shotgun sequence genome includes the window ctccaccaaaattggctacacatatgaaacaacagggctaggccgattttaagaagtgtgtattctctcaaaagtctttccaagagcatttggtgttgtgtgaagcatttgaggcatcacacttggggtgctaggctcacaaggtttcaaggaacataagcaacaacaaggtaagttattctatctttcattcaagttaaaaattgttccccatgtatgctagataggaatataaccttggaattcaaccttgcatgataattagacaaacatagatccaaggttattagggttgcatgtacacttaggaagtgttagaatgctcaaaacgcatcaatatcacataacatatcacacaTAACTTACATCACATatacatcatacacataagacccttcaGTCACATATAATTACCCCAtcgggtaaggcatagtgagaagactcacctcagacgtctcattaaatctctgactcggtagaaatattgcctagcctccgcctattcacacaaagtaaatactctcataaatataactctcgaggctagactcaaccctctattGTCACCCTCAGAatggtaaaagactattttaccccccctCTTGACTCAAGGACCCCAttgttgactaaaccctaaaagtcaacaaaagtcaacggtcaaactttgacccaactcgccgagtgcactccggcgactcggcgagtacacacatgtccactaactctctttgtcccgcttggtacgtcgagtccctccctatgcttgacgagtcacacctggcatgaatcgcagggctACCTCGACTtaacttgccgagtctcaagaacaactcgacgagtactgccttgaactccagtcctttaatccccttctgactcactgagttatcccccaactcggcaagtctactcactgagtgatttgcATGAACccttaaccctactcgccgagtctcaagaacaactcggcgagttcatgccatgcacaaactctattgacctcctgaggtcagatatgtgcccctaatccatagatctgaccttcccaagcataaatgtcacgtaaagtctgAATCCTGATGCTTATATATCAACCAATAGGCATcaaatggtgatttagtcccaaataCTTTGacccaaggtcatgacctccattgttcttcataaagcttgaagaataaggctctctggacctctatgggtccagatgtAAAGTCTCATCTCCAGAAGGGACTATTTGGACCTCAAATCAACTTAGACAAGGGCACAAGAACCCTAAAACCACATATCCTTCCCAAACACAGAAGAATAgtcgaaataatacctcaaatgaAAGGATCTTAGCTTCTAGTcctcagaatagcaacctcctttgcttccccttggctagaacctccttcttcttgctaaacaacaccacaaaGATCAACAATGGTCACTCCTTGCCTCTCAAACGATCTGAGTCTCTCTCTGGGGTGTAGTAGCCGCAATAGACgaccataaaggcctttaaataggtcccaaaccctagaaattagggctTCACTAGAATGAACATCCGCgtccctactcagcgagtcttggcaccaactcgccgagttcctccacaaactccaaaaattaaatgaataaataatgtacctgggaatccggatgttacaactcatctttctcctcatccatCATCGTCGACTTCCCCATTCTAACACCATCACATCCGTCTCCTCCCACTTCCTCCACCCCACCATAATAATCGCCTTCATCACCACTGCCTTCCCCTAcgcaccatcaccatcacttcaTCTCCCCGCATTTCCTTTACATCATTACCATCACCTTAAGCACATGTTGGTTTATTCAACAAGAAAGAACGGTCTTAAgcttttaaaagaaaattaattGAAAAGAAAAACTATCCATGAAATAAACTTATTCGCCGAATCGCCTTTAGAAGCTTTCAAAAGAAAACTAATTTTGTGGTTCGGACCCTCGTAGTTAAGTAGATCGATAGTGGtagttgtatgctagttgtctttgtgatgctcgCATGGAAGACCAGAAGGTGGCTCCTGACACTTGTCTATGAGACCCAGGGTGTTTGGCCCCCGACCtgacaaggaaagaccatgatacggcCCATGGCAAAATGACAAGACTATGGTTGACATATAACACCTTCTATtgcatgtatgatatgtgatatttaaggaactcactaaactttgtgcttacaatttattgtttatggtttcaggtatttctggtttgaaagggaaggacccaacttgatcgcagcgcatacacCCATGTTTTTCCACAACtcgtgattttgggattgtactctgatcaatgttttattattaaatacatCTAAATGTCTGAACCAAAGATAAATGAGtgttttggttatattaaaaataaagtttttacGTTGTGGTTTTGGGGACGTTACCGAAATGGTTTTGAAAATATTGGATTCTTTTTTTTGGGTACCAACTGAAAGTGTAGCTTAGATTTCGAATTAATGCACATCTGACCTTTTGGCTAAAGTTGTAACATTTGTGAAAACTGAAAACTACTTCTATCCATCACAACGCGGTACCTAGATAATCTTAACATTATATCGTAACCAAAATTTTGGCAATATATGATATAGAATATGAATGAAATTCTACAAATTAATGATGGAACAATTTATACGTTGATTATAGAACATCAAATCTCAAAAAAAGAAGCATAATAACTTTGAATAAACTTACTCATCCATCTCCATATTGAAAGAAACAACAAAAACCTTATTATTATTTGTCATGTGTGGTTATGTGACCAAAATGTGGACATCATGgagtaaaaacaagaaaaaagAGACATGCCTTACTTTCCACCTAAAAAGGGAGCCATGTCCTTTTAGGTGTAGGAAAGGTCAAAAGAAGATCACTTTGGGGGCCAAATTGTAAATATTGTTTAGCATCGAGATTAGGATTGTAAATGGTACTAAACTCGAAGGTTAAGATTGCAAATAACCGTGGCATCGGTCTTATGGCTTTCAAATCACGCTGATCTGACGGCTGCTATTGACTTCAACACTTTACAAATACCCGGCGTGCTTCACTTCGATTCTTCCGCATCTCTCACCTAACACATCTCTCTCAACTCTCTATAGATCTTAATCTCGAAAAAAATGGTGGCCACCATCAAGCTAGTAAAAGCACGACAGATCTTCGACAGCAGAGGCAACCCAACCGTTGAGGTTTGTTTTACTTTTAGATCGCTCAACTTCTTCTGTTATTTTGCTTTTTGAAATCGTTTTTTAGAGATTTCGTTGCTAAGATAAGTTTATATGTTCAATCGGTGACAGTTGTTGATACACCAAGCGAGTTTTCAGTTTCTTTTAGTTGTTTAAGTTTGATTTCTTTCAAAAATTCGGTGCTATAATTCTAAGTGATTGTGTTTGACTTGCTTTTAGATCGTCGTTATCGATACAAAGTAGCACATGCATATGTTTGAATCAGACGGTTATTTTTACATCAAAGTATAAAACCGAATTCGACTTTTGCTACCGATCTGTTATTGATTCGATTCTTACTTGATTCCTAATAAATATCTAACTTAAAATCAAGCTATTGAACTTCATATTAAACTTAATCGCAAAGCGATAAAGTATTTCGATTTGTTCTGGAGAAGTTTGTATACACTAAAACTTGGATGATAACATTAATCTGACACAGGTTGATATTACTCTTTCCGATGGCACATTGGCCCGAGCTGCTGTACCCAGTGGTGCATCCACAGGTAAGATCTGTTTCACCATCGACATATGACTGTATTTTCTACTCCAATTCAAGTGTCAGATACATTCATTTTGCTATTTTGTACATGTTttcattatattaatataattattatcgTGTAGGTATTTACGAGGCCCTTGAACTAAGGGATGGAGGGTCAGACTACCTTGGAAAAGGTGTCTCCAAGGTGAGTTACTGGTTCTTGTTGAAACtatttctttatttatatattcagaTCAACAATGCCTGATATAAATATACTTTTCCTTTGTTTGATTAGGCTGTTGCAAATGTTAACACAATCATCGGCCCTGCTCTAGTTGGCAAGGTTTGTTCATAAACCTCAACTCAACCCTCAATATTGATTATTGTATTTGTACATTATGCTTATAGACATTATTATGATCCTAAATTCCTAATATATATCTTCTGTATTTCAGGACCCAACTGATCAAACTGGAATTGATAACTTCATGGTTCAACAGCTTGATGGAACTCAAAACGAATGGGGTTGGTGCAAGCAAAAGGTATAGAATAAAAAATGATTTCATTTTGTTATTTCCTATTCTTTAATGGAAGTAATACTTACTTACATAGTTACTAAATACCAAACCATTTTGTTTTTTAGCTTGGAGCCAATGCTATCTTGGCTGTTTCTCTTGCACTTTGCAAAGCTGGAGCTAGTGCCCTCAACATCCCTCTTTACAAGGTAATTTCAAATCATTCAATTTACTCTTTTTTCTCATCAAAGTGTTATTTTACATTCTTTTGTTGAGTGGAAGCTTCTTTTGACTTGTGAATGCAGCATATTGCTAACTTAGCTGGAAACAAGAACTTGGTTTTGCCAGTACCTGCATTCAATGTCATCAATGGTGGATCACATGCAGGAAACAAACTTGCCATGCAAGTATGTCTTGATTATATAGTGTATTTCTTGTTGTATATTGGAGTTTTGATATCTTTTATTTGAAAGATTCTCAACAACTTAATTTTTTTCAGGAGTTTATGATCCTCCCTATTGGTGCCTCCAGCTTCAAGGAAGCCATGAAGATGGGTGTTGAAGTATACCACAACTTGAaggttagttagttagttaaataTTTTGACATTGACTAATTAAGATTTCTACTTTGCTTTTGGTTTTAGGTTAACTAatctttttcatttttgatttttcCCATGATTTCAGTCTGTGATTAAGAAGAAATATGGTCAAGATGCAACCAATGTTGGTGATGAAGGTGGCTTTGCTCCTAATATTCAGGTGAACCACATGTTATCTTGGTTTCTTTTACTAATTTTTGATGTATTTGAGAGTATTTTGTTAGATGAATTTGTCTTTTTTAAATACAGGAAAACAAGGAGGGTCTTGAATTGCTCAAAACTGCAATTGCTAAAGCTGGATACACCGGAAAGGTAATTAATTTTAAAGTCAAAtctttttcaaaagaaatttgggacatcaaaataaaattttacctTTTAAATTTCTAAATTATTTACAACTTAATGGGGAATACATCTTTTACCTGACTTTCTCTATTAAGCCTTTTTCTTCTTGCAGTATATAAAAAAGAATCACTCATTTATTTTCTTATTCCTTTAGGTTGTCATTGGAATGGATGTTGCTGCATCTGAATTTTACGCAGAGGATGGCAAGACCTATGATCTCAACTTCAAGGAAGAGGTAAATTTGGAAAATTACAAATATACCCTTTTTCCAGAACACCAAATTTTTACCAATAGTAGCAATATGTAGCCCATAAAGCGgtgtatttacatttttacacaCAATATCAACACCCTTACATTTCTTTCTGACAAATGGAATATAAAAAGAAAGTTTGTTGCTTTTATCTGATTCTGGATTTATAACAATTTTCCCATATGTTTTTTTATAGAACAATGATGGAAAAGAGAAGATTTCAGGAGAACAATTGAAAGATCTTTACAAGTCATTTGTGAGTGAATACCCAATTGTGTCAATTGAGGATCCCTTTGACCAAGATGACTGGGAACACTATGCCAAGATGACTGCAGAATGTGGTGAAGAAGTTCAAATCGTGGGAGATGATCTTTTGGTCACCAATCCAACGGTTAGATTTTTGCCACATCATCTTCAACTTTTTTCATTCTATAAAAATTCTTTATTATATGTAAATCAAATGTTTGTTATTTACAGAGAGTTAAGAAGGCAATTGATGAGAAGACATGCAATGCTCTTCTTCTTAAGGTATATATATGTCACTTATATCTTATTGATTTAGAAATCACTTGTAGGCAATTTACTTTTTTTGACCTTTTCATTGATTTACTTTAGCCATTAGTCtgtttaaaaaattattttttcttgGTTACCTGGTTTTGATACATACTTTCACCCTTAATTTGATCTAGTTGGTGGCTAAATTGTTAAAAAGTAGTAGTTGTGGGGCTAAAATGATAAAATTGTGTAAGTACTTTGTTTTATCCATGTACCCAATTAACTATTATTGTAGTGATTAAATCATTATATACTCGATATGACTGTTAACTTTTGAAATAAAGGCCAAATacagaaaaacataatttttatttttgttatagtaataataatagtcaCCCCTTATCAATTAGCCATTGAACTAATATTTTTGTTGTTATAACATTTAAGCAGAAAAATCCATTATTTTGGGAAATTTTTTTCCTTTAATTCTATTGTTTACTGTTATTAGGTTAACCAAATTGGATCTGTGACTGAGAGTATTGAAGCTGTGAAGATGTCCAAACATGCCGGGTGGGGTGTCATGGCCAGTCACCGAAGGTACAAAAATCCCtttcaaaatatataaaattataaatatccGATTTACTTtttctaaataaataaaaatatgaaataatttattaTGTTTGCAGTGGTGAAACTGAGGACACCTTCATTGCTGATCTTTCTGTCGGTTTGGCTACGGTAATTATCAcaattttatacaaattatatcaTTATTATTCTTTCGTTTTTCTTTTTATTGAAAATTATAAATTTCTTGTTTACTGATTAAAACAATGCAATGCAATGGAACCTTCCAGGGTCAAATCAAGACTGGAGCTCCTTGCAGATCTGAGCGTCTCGCAAAATACAACCAGGTTGACTTTTTCTCCCCTTTGTCCTTcataattattgttttaattttattaagTGTTTTTAATGAAATTTATTGGTGGATGATAATATCAGCTTTTGAGAATTGAAGAAGAGCTTGGTTCAGAAGCAGTTTATGCAGGAGCAAACTTCCGGAAGCCAGTGGAACCTTACTAGAGAGATTTGTGTTCACAGATACGAGGAAGAGTTGTCCATGCGGAATGTGGTAAAAATCAAAATaaagtttttattgaataatgaatggcaaggactcaaattttgtgtTGAGGTTTTTTTTGACTTCTGAAATTTGTGTATTTGTGTATTTTGGTAGTTGTTGTTTTTCCCAACTTTACCTTTTATTCGTAATGATACTGGGTTTCTTTTTTACTTGATGAGCTTTGGGATGCATTTTATACTTATCTATAAAAGTGCAATTACGTTTTTTGGTGTCAGTCAAAATGGAGATTAAAAAAGTGTCTGGATTAGTTTATCCTGTATTAAAATATAGGTAAGGTGTTTTTTAATGTTTGgtaatttttgtttatatatttaaaatgacCAATAAGGCCTGAATATATATGTATGGTAAATTGGTTGAATAAATCACAAGTTATCTATCGAAGCACTAAAAAGTGGTTGTTATTTTAGATAAATTTGAACCTACCAACTTATTATATAAGTCATAAGTTATCTATTGAAACACTAGAAACTGATTGTTAGTGGTGCGGTTTGACACCGATTAATTTTGTTCCAAAAAGTAGAAAATTCCAAATCGCactgttaattaattaaagtcgACTTAGTGGATTAAGACATCTAACCCTTTACCGATTTATTTTTTCTGCCAAACTCTTTAACGATACAATTGATTAATATGACTGCAAAATTTGTTGATATGGGAAGGTGAACGAAATTATTTGAAGCTATCGGTTAACCTATACTATCTAATAGTGTATTTAAAATTATTGAAATAGTTAATtagtaaagaaataaaaaaataaaaacaaaaatataattaagaaaatataatGAAATATGATTAAAAATGCATATTTAATAACCGtttaatatgattaataattaAAAGATACGTGGGCTAGTAAACACTaattaataattgaatctaatgaAGATACTCTTAATCTCATTCTCAAAAAGATATTTTTTTGAAAACggtaaatatataataaaatagaaTGTCTCACATCAAGAGGATGTAAGGAGGAAGTACAAAACAAAACAGGAAataagaaaataacaaaaaaaaaagttacaaacaaAGAAATGGGCCGAGATTCTAAATTCTTCAATCCATATTTTTAAATGAACCCCAATGTTTACACCATGAAGATGCTCTTAATCTCCATATGAATCCCATTGGAGATACTTTTAATCTCATTCTGATGATTTATTCGGTTTTTAAAAGAAAAGCTCTTATGTTATTTTTTTCTAGACGAATATTATTGTTCATATATTTTAATTGATATAAGAAAAAAGAAACAATTTCGAGTTATTGGCTTATGGCCTTTGAATGCTATTTTTTGCATATTTTTACATTTAACATGGGTtcttttggattaaaaaaaaagGCTAATTACTAATCTAATCAAATTAAGGAAGTAATTAATCATTTTTAGTCAAAAATTAGGAATTGTCTCAAAATAGCCCATGAAACCGTAGCCTACGGTTTTGGGTTAAatctatgtttttatttatttatttataataaaaactaTGGTTTTGGGTTGAAGTCTACGGTTTTGGTTAAACAGCTATGTTTTTTTAATAGAGTATTTTTTgagaattattttgattaaaagtaTTATTTGTAAAATATAGAATAGTTTTTTTGATaattattttgttaaaaaatatttttttgtaaaatataacattggtttttaacaattattttaatagaataatttTTTGCTAAAATGTAGATTACTTTTCTGAGTTTGTTGACTCTTTTTTTTTTGGGTAAATTGAACTATTTTTTGGATAAATTTGACTACTTTTTTGCTAAAATTTAGTATTTATTTTGCTAAATTTGACTTCTTTTTTGTTAAACTTGACTATTATTTCTTCCATTGTCTATTATTTTCTTTCAATGGAGCACTCGAAGAACATCAAGGTACGTCCGTTTTTAATCCAAATTTTACCGTATTGTTGATTAGAAGTAGTTTTTGTAGACGgggataattttttttgaaaaaaatcgaaaaaagttAAAACGGTAGGTTTCCAAGAatatctcttccaaaaccttccCTGGTTTTCTAAGAGTATCTCTTCTAGACTCAGTGGCGAATCTAGAATAGAATAACACGTGGTTCCTACTTAAGTGAAGGCGAAAAAACCAAAGAGTCAACTCTATATATGATAGATTGGGCCGAGTCAAACCAACAAAAAAACAACCGGTTTGTAAAAACTCGAGTTCAACCGGACCAATAGAGTAGTTAAAAATTGGTAAAATCAGTCTAATTAATACTAAAACCTGATTTTTGCAACAAAGAATAACTACTTTGCACGACTgagtcttttttttttcaaaagttcaTTTGCAACATCCATTTTGTATGGCCAACAATATGAGAAgagttgttttgtttttttaaatttccTAATAACCattcattatttatttttataacatcAAACAGCTTCAACTCTCTTTTTATCTCCGATGTCTGATAGATTTTAAAAGTATTAACCATTTGCTTTGAAATGTAAGTATCGGTTttccataatttttttatttatttgttttcttaTTTTGTCAAATATTATTAGGTAGGTTCTAATTATTTTTAAGGTAATTCTTATTCTTTTTCTATTCAAATGCTATACAAATTAAAAAATTAGGTGGGTCCTTGCT containing:
- the LOC111898029 gene encoding enolase 1: MVATIKLVKARQIFDSRGNPTVEVDITLSDGTLARAAVPSGASTGIYEALELRDGGSDYLGKGVSKAVANVNTIIGPALVGKDPTDQTGIDNFMVQQLDGTQNEWGWCKQKLGANAILAVSLALCKAGASALNIPLYKHIANLAGNKNLVLPVPAFNVINGGSHAGNKLAMQEFMILPIGASSFKEAMKMGVEVYHNLKSVIKKKYGQDATNVGDEGGFAPNIQENKEGLELLKTAIAKAGYTGKVVIGMDVAASEFYAEDGKTYDLNFKEENNDGKEKISGEQLKDLYKSFVSEYPIVSIEDPFDQDDWEHYAKMTAECGEEVQIVGDDLLVTNPTRVKKAIDEKTCNALLLKVNQIGSVTESIEAVKMSKHAGWGVMASHRSGETEDTFIADLSVGLATGQIKTGAPCRSERLAKYNQLLRIEEELGSEAVYAGANFRKPVEPY